The sequence below is a genomic window from Lolium perenne isolate Kyuss_39 chromosome 4, Kyuss_2.0, whole genome shotgun sequence.
CAGATGGACTTGAATTCTGAATCAAGACGTTTGAGGACTTGAGGTTGCCATGTGGGATCACCCGCTCATTGTGCAGGTAATCTAGACAGCCAGCAATGTTGATTGCGATATCAAGCCGCTGGCTCACCGCCAGAGGTTCAAGATTCCGCTCTTCAATCTCTGAAAGATAACGAAAGCATGCATCAGAATATATACAGATCGACTGCCGCAAGAATTTGACTGAGAGCTAAGAAATATTACCGGACAAGTAGGTAGACAGAGATGTGGCATCTACATAGTCTGATATGATGATCCTCTCATGCTCTTTGGGACCCCAGTAGTAGCCTCGCAGTGAGACTAGACTGGGATGTTTGACGCTACCAAGCTTTTTTATTTCACGGGAGAACTCTTTCTTGCTTTTAGCGAAGCCCTCCCTCAGCCACTTCACTGTAAGGACATACCCATTGTCAAGAGTAGCCTTGTACGATGTCCCATGACAGCTCCTGCCAATGATCTCTGCTGGAGCGCGAGAGAGCTCTTCAGCCGTAAACAACACAGAATTATCAAAAAGATGTAAATCCCCAACCAGTTTGTCAGGAGAGTGCACTCTCAGGATGGAGTGGTGATGGTGCGCGCTGGCATCAGGAAGTGATGATATCAATGCAGGCATCGAAGACTGTGTGCTATCTTTAAGGGTGGCAATACTGCCAGTTGGCTGATCCACCTCTTGTGTTTCATGCTGTCTTTCCAGGCCACTGCCAGGCAAGGGAACACCTCCATACTCTGTAGATGGCGATGATCCTAACGACACATCGCGTGTTTCCGAACTTGGAGTTTCTGCACGTCTGTGAGCATCTTGTCCTTGGGTTACAGGATGCTTACTTTCACCCTTGCCCTTTTCACTACTCTTCCAGCTAGAGATCTTCCAATGGATAAGTAAAAGCACAATGATCCCAGTAACAAAGACCACAACACATACAATCAATGCAATTAGAATTCCACGCTTCATACCGTGTTTCTTCCCACCTGCCTCGCCATTTCGTGATCCAGAGTGGGGAAGAACGAGTAGTTCATTCCCTGGATGGAAAGATGAATCAGGAAATTTCAGCAAATTGCTCGGAACGGAGCCAGACAAGCTGTTGTAGGATACATTGAACCCTACGAGATCATCCGGGAGGCCATCAGGTATGCTACCGTCAAAATGATTGCTTGACAAGTCAATGTACATCAAATGTTTCAGCTTGGTGATTGATGTTGGAATTTTCCCAGTGAAGTTGTTCAGACAGAGGTCCAACAACGCCAATCCACTCAAACCACCAATGCCTGAAGGCAGAGAGCCACTAAAAGAATTGTTTGAAAGATCAACAGATGACAGGTTTGAAGTTTGTACAGGAAGAACCGACAGGTCTATAGAAGTTGAGTTGCTGGTTACAGAATTGGAAAGAGGAAGAGTCCCTGTGAAACTATTTCCTGAAAGATTTAGATAGGTCAGTTTAACTGCCGTAAACAGATTCTTAGGTAAAGGTCCATGCAGCTGATTGAGGCTAAGGTCAATGGAAATCAGCTCGGGATACGTTCCAAGAACAGTTGGCAGTTCTCCTGCTAGCAAGTTGTTGGAAACCCTCAATGAAGTCAGCCTCAGGAACTGGGTACTCTCATCTGGCCAAGTTCCTGTCAACCTATTTGAGCTCAAATCAATCATCTCAACATAATCTCCCCATGTCCGGACAACTGACAGGTTGCCTGAAAGCATGTTTCCACTCAAATCAACGACAGAACAGCTCCCAAATGTGATTGGTAAAGTTCCCTGAAGGCTATTAGATGACAGATTCAGGTACTTCAGATTCACTGAGGTTACACGTCTAACTGGACCTGTGTAACACAACAGAGTTTAGATGAAATTAGAGGCAATCATCGCCATGGCTATGAAGTGCAACATATTAGAATGTAGAaacaagaggtacaaaaacattgTGTAAAATCAGTGTCAAAGTGGTTGTTATGGCAACAGAAGAAATGTGTTTGATACATGCATTGTTTGCGTGTGTGACTATCACACTAGAATATACTTGTTCAAGCATCAGGGAAATGCCCGTAGGGGAAACAATAAGTTAAATAGTAAGGAATTAAGAGTACGAAAGCATATTTACCTGTAAGCTGGTTGCAGCTAAGGTCAAGTTCAGTGAGCACCAGGGAGGTCTCCCGAAATAGCGATTCTGGAATGGACCCAGAGAAATTATTCTTCTGCAGGCGCAACACCTTGAGGGAAATCATGAAGTTAAACGACGGTACATTGCCAGTAAGGGCATTGTAACTTGCGTCGAACACCTCCAGGCTGTCAAACAATGGCGTTGGATCGCTCGCAAATACTGCCCCTGACAGCAAATTATGGCTAACATTCAGGTACTGCAGTGTGCTAGCCACAGATGAGTTATCAGAGATTGATGCCAGGGACCCCGAGAACTGGTTGCAGCTGAAATCAACATGGACTGGGCTCTGCAACTGTGCAAATATGTCATCCAGTTTGCCGACAAAGCCATTCCCACGGAGATCCAAGTACTTCAACTTTCTCAAGTTTCTGAAACCTGACGGCAATGCACCACCAAAACTATTGTTGGACAGATCCAGATGCTGCAACGAAGTCATAGACCCCAATTCACGGGGCAGGACCCCTTCGAGTTTGTTATTCGACAGCGTCAGGTTCTGAAGCATCGACATTCTTGCGAGCACCGACAAGCTGGCATTCCCCACAAGCCCAATGCCATCGAACTCAATCGAAAGGATCTTGCCGCTGCTGCACTGCACGCCGTGCCAGTCGACGGGGCACCCATCGGAATCCGACGAACTTGTCGGGTTCCAAGGAGCGACCTGGCGGCGGGACGGGTCTTGCCGGATACCTCTGCCGAACTCTAGCAACGCCTCCATGTCTGAACCAGCCACGCCGACGGTGGCTGCAAACGCAGCCGCCCAAATGGAGAGGCACAAGATGATGAGCCGCATTGCAAGATCCAACCTCGAAGTGCAGACTTGGTAGGTAGGGTTTATAAGACAAGAGATAAGAGAGAGAAATTAAAGATGGAAATTTTGGGGATTTCGACGACAGAACGCGGAGTGGGAGGTGGGGGGATGGGGTCAAGAATGGAGAAACGGAAATTGCCAGCAAATGAACGCGCTGACGCCAAGAACTGGGGAAAATTCCAAGGCTGATGCACGGGGAGGGCCAAAATCACTGGAAACGTGAGCTGGCCAGTTTGGTGTTCAGACTCCAGCAGGCAGCCGACAAACGCATGGAAGTGCCAAAACGAGACCAAGAACTCGGCAATGTGGCCAAGAACAGGAGCGGATGCAGAGATAGGCCTCGGAAAACCAAATCCATCCAAATTAGGCGGCGTAATTGCTCAGGGAATCGAGAAATGGCCGCAGCAGATGCCTAAAATCTTGGGGTTTCCCGACTTCGCCGCAGGCGTCCAGGCGGGATGAAACCCTGTTATCCAAACCGAAGGAAACAAATTAATCAAGACGCCGACTTAGAGAGGGAGCGGAGTCGATATTAGCTCATGGAGTGAGGGTAAGCGGCGCACCTTAACTCCCGCCGACGTTTCGTGAAGGAATTGTTGTGATATGGCGTCTGATCCCCTACAGAATGTAGCCTCTTCCTGCTGGGGCAAGAAGAGGAGACCGAGCAAAGGGAGAGCTCATGGCCTTGCCCAGTTGCCCCTGCTTCGGATTGTGCGAGTGAATGGAGCTGGGAAGATGCCAGTGAGAGTGTGTAGGTACTGTCGAGTGGAGTAcagagaacaagagagagagggggcaggtgaaaagaaaaaagaaaaaagtctCCAGTGACATTGCATTCCTTTACGCAGGAAGGACTGGAGGAGGGGCACATTTCACACTGACATTGTCAACTCAAAAGGGTGTCCGTGCAAAAAAAAAGGACTGGAATTACTTTAGAGAAAAGCTTCTGAAAAAGCAGAACTAAAACAAGGCATGGCTTTCCCTCACAGATCACAAAGTTACCAGCACAGACGGATATTTTCAGTCACAACGAGCTCACTCACTCTTATCCGAGAAATCTTGATGATGCTACTCCCAATTTCTAGCACACTAGTGCTAGTATGTCTTCGAATTTGCTGTTGCGTCCTCGTACGACCTCGACCGCGAGCGCCTGGACTGGGAGCACACCGCCATCGTGGCGTGGGTCATCGCCGCGCCGTCGGGAACGGACCGCACCGATGTCGACGACGTCTTCCGTCGCAAGTTCCGCCTGCGTTCGTCCGAGCTGATGGTGAGCTCCCACTTCCCGGAGCAGTACCTTGTCAAGTTCTCCTCCGGCGAGCTGCGCGACGAGGTTATGCGCACGGAGCGCTGCAATTTCAAGATGGACGGCCTCGACGTCCACTTCCGGCCATGGCGAACGGTTTCTCACGCTTACAATGCGGACCTCCACTTCCGTGTCCACGTGGTTGTCGACGGCCTCCCTCCCTTCGCCTGGCGGCCGGAAGTGGTTGATCAGCTTATTGGCCGCAAGTGCGCGGTCCAACGCCTCGACGACGGCTTTACCACCATGGAAGACACCTCCTCCTTCGGCCTTTGGGCTTGGACGCCATCTCCCCACTGCATCCCCAAGGTTCTATGGTGTACGTTGGTGAACAAGGGTGCGGGTGGCCTTTCCTCCAAAGTTCGCGTTGAGGAAGATCGGCCTGATCAATGGAAGCGCGGGATTTCGTTCCGTGTTCTGCTACACGTCGACGTCGTGGAGGACTTTACGGGTGCCCCGGTGCTGGACGGAGGCGAGCCGCTCACCAGCTTCCGTCCTGTCTCGCACACGCTGCCGCCGTGCCACCTTGGCACCATCGACGGCCGTCCCGTGGGGGAGAGCTCGGGATCCATCCCTCCGGCCCCTAATCCTGCTTTGGGTGAACTCGGCCCGGCTTTCCATCAACGCCACGACGACGACGATCGCCTTGGACGGGCCCGATCTTACGCTAGAGGAGATCTTGACGGCCCATCTCGAGCTCGGCCACGGGAGTCTGAACGGAGCAAGTC
It includes:
- the LOC127295516 gene encoding LRR receptor-like serine/threonine-protein kinase GHR1 encodes the protein MRLIILCLSIWAAAFAATVGVAGSDMEALLEFGRGIRQDPSRRQVAPWNPTSSSDSDGCPVDWHGVQCSSGKILSIEFDGIGLVGNASLSVLARMSMLQNLTLSNNKLEGVLPRELGSMTSLQHLDLSNNSFGGALPSGFRNLRKLKYLDLRGNGFVGKLDDIFAQLQSPVHVDFSCNQFSGSLASISDNSSVASTLQYLNVSHNLLSGAVFASDPTPLFDSLEVFDASYNALTGNVPSFNFMISLKVLRLQKNNFSGSIPESLFRETSLVLTELDLSCNQLTGPVRRVTSVNLKYLNLSSNSLQGTLPITFGSCSVVDLSGNMLSGNLSVVRTWGDYVEMIDLSSNRLTGTWPDESTQFLRLTSLRVSNNLLAGELPTVLGTYPELISIDLSLNQLHGPLPKNLFTAVKLTYLNLSGNSFTGTLPLSNSVTSNSTSIDLSVLPVQTSNLSSVDLSNNSFSGSLPSGIGGLSGLALLDLCLNNFTGKIPTSITKLKHLMYIDLSSNHFDGSIPDGLPDDLVGFNVSYNSLSGSVPSNLLKFPDSSFHPGNELLVLPHSGSRNGEAGGKKHGMKRGILIALIVCVVVFVTGIIVLLLIHWKISSWKSSEKGKGESKHPVTQGQDAHRRAETPSSETRDVSLGSSPSTEYGGVPLPGSGLERQHETQEVDQPTGSIATLKDSTQSSMPALISSLPDASAHHHHSILRVHSPDKLVGDLHLFDNSVLFTAEELSRAPAEIIGRSCHGTSYKATLDNGYVLTVKWLREGFAKSKKEFSREIKKLGSVKHPSLVSLRGYYWGPKEHERIIISDYVDATSLSTYLSEIEERNLEPLAVSQRLDIAINIAGCLDYLHNERVIPHGNLKSSNVLIQNSSPSALVIDYSLHRLMTPIGMAEQVLNAGALGYSPPEFASTSKPCPSLKSDVYAFGVILLELLTGRIAGEIICMNDGAVDLTDWVRMLAREERASECFDRRIVEAETSGGGGTPNMLEDMLHIAIRCIRSAAERPEIRTVFEDLSSLSSS